The genomic stretch CCGGCGACCGGATGTACGCGGTGGAGTTCGGCCAGAACACCTGGGACGAGATCAACCAGGTGGCCAAGGGCAAGAACTACGGCTGGCCCGAGGTCGAGGGACGCGGCGGCGACAAGGAGTTCGTGGACCCGATCGTGCAGTGGTCGACCGACGAGGCGTCCTGCTCCGGCCTGGCCGCGAGCGAGCGGCTGCTGGCCACCGCCTGCCTGCGCGGGCAGCGCCTCTGGCTGGTCGAGCTGACCGACACCGGCACCGTGCTCGGGCAGCCGCAGGCGCTGCTCACCGAGAAGTACGGGCGGCTGCGGGCGATCGCCGCGGCACCGGACGGCTCGTTCTGGGTGGGCACCTCCAACCACGATGGGCGGGGCCGACCAACACCCGAGGATGACCGCTTGTTGCGGCTTGTTTTCGCAGGTGGCGGCGCTGGCCGCAGCTGAGGCACTCTCGACACGCAGCACCTCGGGTTTGCCAAGATCCTCAACCGGGCAGGTCAGAATCTCAGTATGGACGATCACGAGAACGAGAAGCCGCACCGCGATCCGGACGGGAACGACCCGACCGGTCGCCCGCGTCGCTTCGTCTCGCTGCGGCGGGCCGCCGCCGGTTCGCCCCGCGCCGGGCGGCGCAGCGGGCTGCGCCGGATAGGGGCCGGCCTGGCGCTGCTGGTCGTCACGCTGACCGGGGTGCTGCTCGGGTTGCTCGCCGGCGGGCACGTCAGCACCGACATCGGCCCGTTCCAGGCCCGGCTGTCCGTTTCGCCCTCGGTCAACGGCAGCACCACCGTCGACATCCCGCCGCTGGGCGCGCTGCTGCTGGACAGCCACGACGGGCCGACCCGGCTGACCGTGGAGCTGGGCGCGCTGGACCAGGGCCGCACCGAGGCCCTGATCGACGACCCTGCCAGCATCAACCGGGCCACCCAGTCGGCCGTCGACGACGTACGCGAGGGCGTGCTGCGGCTCGGACTGCGTACCGTCGGCGCGACCGTGCTGGCCACGCTGGTGCTGGCGCTGCTGGCGTTCCGGGACACCCGGCGGGCGGCCTGGGCCGGCGCGCTGGCGCTGGCGATCAGCGCGGGCAGCCTCGGCACCGCAGCGGCCACCGTCCGGCCGCAGGCGATCGAGGAGCCCACGTACGAAGGGCTGCTGGTCAACGCCCCGGCGATCGTCGGCGACGTACGCAAGATCGCCGACGACTACGGCCGGTACGCCGAGCAGCTCCAGCGGCTCATCGGCAACGTCACCCAGCTCTACACCACCGTGTCGGCGCTGCCGGTGTACGAGCCGGAGCCCGGCACCACCCGGGTGTTGCACATCTCCGACCTGCATCTCGGCCCGGCCGCCTGGCAGCTGATCCGGACGGTGACCGAGCAGTTCGGCATCGACGTCGTGATCGACACCGGCGACATCACCGACTGGGGCAGCGAGCCGGAGGCCTCCTACGTCGGCTCGATCAGCCTGCTGGAGAAGCCGTACGTCTTCATCCGGGGCAACCACGACTCCCCGCGTACCGCTGCGGCGGTGGCCCGCCAGCCGAACGCGATCGTGGTGGACAACACCACCGTGACGGTCGCCGGGCTGACCATCGCCGGTATCGGCGATCCCCGCTTCACCCCGGACAAGAGCACCTCACCGGCGAGCGGCGGGCTCAACCCGTCCACCGCCGACATACTGATCGACAGCGGCGAAACGCTCGCCGCCACGATCCGAAGCTCCCCGCGACCGGTGGACATAGCGCTGGTGCACGACCCGGCTTCGGCCGGTCCGCTCTCCGGCACCTGCCCGCTGGTGCTCGCCGGTCACACCCACGACCGGCGGGTGAACACGCTGCCCGAGGTGCCGGGCGAGCAGCCGACCACGCTGATGGTGCAGGGCTCCACCGGCGGCGCCGGGCTACGTGGCCTGGAGGGCGAGGAGCCGACCCCGCTGGCGATGACCGTCCTCTACTTCGACCAGGACAAGCAGCTCCAGGCGTACGACGACATCACCGTCGGCGGCACCGGACAGGCGCAGGTGAACCTGGAACGTACCGTGGTGCAGCCGCCGACCCCGCTGCTGCCACCGACGCTCAGCCCCACCCCGACACCGACCCGCTGACGAGCGCGACCGACCTGCCGACGGCGGCCTGCACGATCCGTCGACGCCGTCAGCTCGAAAGGGCCCGAACCCGATACCCCGGCCTACGCACGCACGCCTACCCCGGCGTGGAGCGACAGGGACAGGCACCGACCGGCGTTCCGAACTGACGGCACGAGTCCGATTCGCGTCGCTCACCCCCAACAACACCGGCACAGGTCAGCGCCCGGCACGCTGGGCACGGTGGCGGTGCGTACGCCCTGCCGCAGGGTGCGCTGCCACGCGCGGCGAGCACCTCGGGCAGGACCGCGCCCGAGGCGGCCAGTTGCACCGTCGGCGCGTCGACGCTCGACGAAGGTCACGCCCGGCAGTTCCAGCCCCACGCTGGCGGTGATGGTGGACTGTGCGCGCCGCCCTCCGGGGCGAGGGTGACGCCGTAGAGGAACGCGTCCAGCCCGCGCTGGCCGAGCAGCAGGAACAGGTTCATCTCGGAGATGCCCAGCTCGATGTGCTGCCCCCGGGGCTCTCCGTCCACCCTGTCCGGGTCCTTCGTCCGCGACGGGTACGACTGCAACCCGCCCCGGGCGCCCAGCGTGGTCAGGTACGACCGGTCCAGGTTGCCGAGCAGGTACACCTCAGGCGCCGAGGCGCTCCAGGATCAGCTCGCGGACGGTCTTGGCGTCGGCCTGCCCGCGCGTGGTCTTCATGACCGCGCCGACCAGCGCGCCGGCCGCGGCGACCTTGCCGCTGCGCACCTTGTCGGCGATGTCGGGGTTGGCGGCGATCGCCTCGTCCACCGCGGCGGTCAGCGCACCGGTGTCGGAGACGACCTCCAGGTTCCGGTTGGCCATGATCTGGGTGGGCGTGCCCTCGCCTGC from Micromonospora craniellae encodes the following:
- a CDS encoding metallophosphoesterase family protein, with product MDDHENEKPHRDPDGNDPTGRPRRFVSLRRAAAGSPRAGRRSGLRRIGAGLALLVVTLTGVLLGLLAGGHVSTDIGPFQARLSVSPSVNGSTTVDIPPLGALLLDSHDGPTRLTVELGALDQGRTEALIDDPASINRATQSAVDDVREGVLRLGLRTVGATVLATLVLALLAFRDTRRAAWAGALALAISAGSLGTAAATVRPQAIEEPTYEGLLVNAPAIVGDVRKIADDYGRYAEQLQRLIGNVTQLYTTVSALPVYEPEPGTTRVLHISDLHLGPAAWQLIRTVTEQFGIDVVIDTGDITDWGSEPEASYVGSISLLEKPYVFIRGNHDSPRTAAAVARQPNAIVVDNTTVTVAGLTIAGIGDPRFTPDKSTSPASGGLNPSTADILIDSGETLAATIRSSPRPVDIALVHDPASAGPLSGTCPLVLAGHTHDRRVNTLPEVPGEQPTTLMVQGSTGGAGLRGLEGEEPTPLAMTVLYFDQDKQLQAYDDITVGGTGQAQVNLERTVVQPPTPLLPPTLSPTPTPTR